A single Corynebacterium stationis DNA region contains:
- a CDS encoding helix-turn-helix domain-containing protein: MHAIALHVGYSTASAFGRVFKKRTGLSPSAYFKEHVSAGVRI; this comes from the coding sequence ATGCATGCCATCGCTCTGCACGTTGGCTATTCCACGGCTAGCGCTTTCGGCCGCGTCTTCAAAAAGCGCACGGGTCTCTCCCCGAGTGCCTATTTCAAAGAGCATGTCAGCGCTGGCGTACGGATTTGA
- a CDS encoding phytoene desaturase family protein — translation MSGNPRAVVVGAGPNGLTAAARLLKAGWDVDIYEAASTPGGAARSSTQLFAGATVDLGAAGHPFGVASPAFRELKLEEHGLTWMNAPIEMAHPLDKAETAILWNSLEETAAGLGVDNKAWTRLHGQVVGGIDKHLANLLQPVLQMPPHPSHLVRFGLPALAPASLLGKALFKTEQAKALLASSAVHAVTSPDRPFTAAFGILFGALGMSRGWPFAEGGTQAIVNALVSVIRANGGQIHTGINVRDLGEFGPADAIILNLTPRQVLALKGTNLPAKRVKQFHKWKYGPAAYKVDFLLNAPVPWKDSRVGQAATVHIGGRVEEISYAEREVAAGRMPKQPFVMVCQQFVADPSRGKTLWTYAHVPHGYVESYPGEIRELITCQIERFAPGFRDTIVEAVARSPRDLEQWNPNLIGGDIAGGSMAGRQALMRPNISLHPYTLRPGLFMASGATPPGAGVHGMPGWWAAREVIKSVRQR, via the coding sequence ATGAGTGGTAATCCTCGTGCAGTTGTCGTCGGCGCAGGCCCTAACGGGCTTACCGCCGCGGCCCGGCTGCTGAAAGCTGGATGGGATGTTGATATCTATGAAGCAGCATCCACTCCCGGCGGTGCAGCGCGTTCGTCAACGCAGCTTTTCGCCGGCGCAACCGTCGACTTAGGCGCCGCTGGCCATCCTTTCGGTGTGGCAAGTCCCGCTTTCCGCGAATTGAAGCTTGAAGAACACGGGTTAACGTGGATGAACGCACCTATTGAGATGGCGCATCCACTCGATAAGGCCGAAACAGCAATCTTGTGGAATTCTTTAGAAGAAACCGCCGCCGGACTAGGCGTAGATAATAAGGCGTGGACTCGGTTGCACGGGCAGGTGGTAGGGGGCATCGATAAGCATCTTGCGAACCTTTTACAACCGGTGCTGCAAATGCCACCGCACCCATCGCACCTTGTGCGCTTTGGTCTCCCGGCGCTGGCGCCGGCTTCTTTATTGGGGAAGGCATTGTTTAAAACGGAGCAGGCAAAGGCCTTGCTCGCCAGCAGTGCTGTGCACGCGGTTACCTCTCCTGACCGGCCTTTCACGGCCGCTTTTGGCATTTTATTTGGCGCCCTCGGCATGAGCCGCGGTTGGCCTTTTGCCGAAGGCGGTACTCAGGCCATCGTAAATGCTTTGGTTTCTGTCATTCGTGCCAACGGTGGACAGATTCATACCGGCATCAATGTGCGTGACTTGGGCGAGTTTGGACCTGCCGATGCCATTATCTTAAATCTCACCCCACGGCAGGTTCTTGCGCTAAAAGGAACTAACCTACCGGCGAAGCGGGTTAAGCAATTCCACAAGTGGAAGTACGGTCCCGCAGCATACAAGGTTGACTTCCTGCTCAATGCGCCCGTGCCGTGGAAAGACTCGCGCGTGGGACAAGCTGCAACCGTGCACATCGGTGGCCGCGTAGAAGAAATCAGCTATGCCGAACGCGAAGTAGCCGCCGGACGAATGCCGAAGCAACCATTTGTGATGGTCTGCCAGCAATTTGTTGCTGACCCCTCGCGCGGGAAAACCTTGTGGACCTATGCGCATGTGCCACATGGATATGTCGAGAGCTATCCGGGAGAGATCCGCGAACTCATCACCTGTCAGATTGAGCGTTTCGCGCCGGGCTTTCGCGACACAATTGTGGAGGCAGTGGCTAGGTCCCCGCGCGATTTGGAACAGTGGAATCCCAACTTGATTGGCGGGGATATCGCCGGTGGTTCCATGGCTGGGAGGCAAGCACTCATGCGCCCGAATATTTCCTTGCACCCTTATACGCTGCGACCTGGACTATTCATGGCCTCTGGTGCAACTCCACCCGGTGCCGGGGTACATGGCATGCCCGGCTGGTGGGCTGCCAGAGAAGTGATCAAATCCGTACGCCAGCGCTGA